In Daucus carota subsp. sativus chromosome 4, DH1 v3.0, whole genome shotgun sequence, one DNA window encodes the following:
- the LOC108205915 gene encoding autophagy-related protein 8f produces MAKSSFKQEHEFEKRRAEAGRIREKYSDRIPVIVEKAEKSDIPNIDKKKYLVPADLTVGQFVYVIRKRIKLSAEKAIFIFVDNVLPPTGAIMSSIYDEKKDADGFLYVTYSGENTFGY; encoded by the exons ATGGCCAAAAGCAGCTTCAAGCAAGAGCATGAATTTG AGAAGAGGCGTGCTGAAGCTGGAAGGATTAGGGAGAAATATTCAGACAGAATCCCA GTGATTGTGGAGAAGGCTGAAAAAAGTGATATTCCTAACATTGACAAGAAAAA ATACCTTGTTCCAGCTGACCTGACTGTGGGGCAATTTGTTTATGTGATTCGGAAAAGAATCAAATTGAGTGCTGAAAAAGCAATATTCATCTTTGTGGATAATGTGCTCCCACCCACAG GAGCAATAATGTCCAGCATATATGATGAAAAGAAGGATGCAGATGGCTTTCTCTATGTCACATATAGCGGGGAAAACACATTTGGCTACTAG